One window of Rhodopirellula bahusiensis genomic DNA carries:
- a CDS encoding DnaA/Hda family protein — translation MSSTQGSIETQEAIERFAEALHQRIGADRYRLWFTHGVSFDLEVGESPDDGKPTVVVVIRTSGPFAAQRMGNSFATELRAAAMIACGERARYRIDVEEAEQPAPKKRTRAAKVAAEKKATAKTGGRRSTARATSGRASASRQSGGRQSSGRRGSANSLASLLAQSTATGEDKSASSRGGRGRSRGRVEHDPIAASELPEEEHLDDEEMDDEEVAVSTPRSSKSKLPPLPESQPTGGRTLDSFITGPCNEFAFSAAMMAVATPSVATPLFLHGPTGTGKSHLLAALANEFRTRRRMRRVVLLTAEQFTNDFVVSVGSTGLPAFRRRYRDVDALLIDDVHFLAAKTATLREALYTVETLASAGKPLVFSANLPPSDIRGLTGEVAGRMASGLVCPLAALDQQTRFQLLQRMVATRCVLGCDNTLLEEVSELIGGDARAAGGIANLIGMLQRMFRREPTIDEIRRYGGDLLRSTQVAPTLRSIEKAVCETFGLEGDGLRGKAQTRRVSEPRTLAMYLARQHTGSAFTEIAKHFGRRSHSNAISAISKVETWLSSGKPIGAGDGAMSAQDAIARVESRLRVG, via the coding sequence ATGTCGTCGACGCAAGGTAGCATCGAGACGCAGGAAGCCATTGAGCGATTCGCCGAGGCTTTGCATCAACGCATCGGCGCGGACCGATACCGGTTGTGGTTCACCCATGGGGTCAGCTTCGATCTGGAGGTCGGCGAGTCGCCTGATGATGGCAAGCCAACCGTGGTCGTGGTGATCCGAACCAGCGGACCCTTTGCCGCCCAACGCATGGGCAACAGTTTCGCAACCGAGTTGCGCGCCGCGGCCATGATCGCTTGTGGTGAACGCGCTCGTTATCGCATCGACGTGGAAGAAGCGGAGCAACCCGCGCCGAAGAAACGAACTCGCGCGGCCAAGGTTGCTGCTGAAAAGAAAGCGACTGCAAAGACCGGCGGTCGTCGATCAACAGCGCGTGCGACCAGTGGACGTGCATCTGCCAGTCGACAATCCGGTGGACGCCAATCCAGCGGTCGTCGCGGATCAGCAAACAGTTTGGCTAGCCTGCTCGCTCAATCCACCGCAACCGGCGAAGACAAATCCGCAAGCTCGCGTGGTGGACGCGGTCGATCACGCGGTCGTGTGGAACACGATCCCATCGCGGCGTCTGAGTTGCCCGAGGAAGAACACTTGGACGACGAAGAGATGGATGACGAGGAAGTCGCTGTCTCCACACCACGTTCATCAAAGTCCAAGCTTCCGCCGCTTCCGGAATCACAGCCTACCGGCGGCCGAACGCTCGACAGTTTCATCACCGGACCCTGCAACGAGTTCGCGTTCTCCGCCGCGATGATGGCGGTCGCGACTCCATCGGTTGCCACACCTTTGTTCTTGCACGGTCCAACTGGGACTGGCAAGTCACACCTGTTGGCGGCTTTGGCGAATGAGTTCCGAACTCGTCGCCGGATGCGTCGAGTCGTGTTGCTGACCGCGGAACAATTCACCAATGACTTCGTCGTTTCGGTGGGCTCGACCGGATTGCCCGCTTTCCGTCGCCGCTACCGCGACGTCGACGCTTTGTTGATCGATGACGTTCACTTCTTAGCGGCCAAAACGGCGACGCTCCGAGAAGCTTTGTACACGGTGGAAACCTTGGCATCGGCGGGGAAACCGCTCGTGTTCTCCGCCAACCTTCCTCCCAGCGACATTCGCGGATTGACCGGCGAAGTGGCCGGCCGGATGGCGTCTGGGCTAGTTTGTCCGCTTGCTGCGCTCGATCAACAAACTCGTTTCCAGCTTTTGCAGCGGATGGTCGCGACGCGATGCGTGCTGGGGTGTGACAACACATTGTTGGAAGAAGTCAGCGAACTGATCGGCGGCGACGCTCGTGCCGCTGGCGGAATCGCGAACCTGATCGGAATGTTGCAGCGAATGTTCCGCCGCGAACCCACGATCGACGAAATTCGTCGTTATGGCGGCGATTTGTTGCGAAGCACCCAAGTGGCACCGACTCTCCGCAGCATTGAAAAAGCGGTTTGTGAGACTTTCGGGCTTGAAGGTGACGGGCTGCGCGGCAAAGCTCAAACGAGACGGGTTAGTGAACCTCGCACCCTCGCGATGTACCTGGCTCGCCAACACACGGGCAGTGCGTTCACTGAAATCGCCAAGCACTTTGGTCGACGAAGTCACTCCAACGCGATCTCAGCGATCAGTAAAGTGGAGACTTGGTTATCCAGCGGCAAACCCATCGGTGCGGGCGACGGCGCCATGTCGGCGCAAGACGCCATCGCTCGTGTCGAATCACGTTTGCGAGTCGGCTGA
- the dnaB gene encoding replicative DNA helicase — MIADNKFDGPHRGKKKKEASTSEILARQQPFDREAEMGVIGSVLLMPDICDEIASLKADDFYDEANQIIYRHLRDMFDSGEKIDITLLVSRMRTAGDFEKVGGAAYLAQLGGSVANAAHAAFYGEIVREKAMFRRLIESGTEILRDAYEQNSTAKELCAQAEQKVFAIMEGRTGNSVWAISDVLHQAMDRMEARMRDDYVEGGAETGLTDFDQMTGGLHHGELIILAARPSMGKTALAMNIAEHCAIVQREPVLFVSLEMSAIELADRMLCSLARVNGHRLRNGTISSDDRDRLVSKANDISQAPLFVDDSPSRTVSEIAAAARRIKRKEDGLGLIVIDYLQLIEPDNSRDPRQEQVAKIARRLKGMARELEVPLLCLSQLNRQAEDGKDHRPKLSHLRESGAIEQDADVVMFVHREEYYHRGEDKAQFAGQAEIIIAKQRNGPVGDVELTWEGDFTRFSNRAAEHHSEFDDYREFTSPGGF; from the coding sequence ATGATCGCAGACAACAAATTCGACGGACCTCATCGCGGTAAGAAGAAGAAAGAAGCTTCGACCAGCGAAATCCTTGCTCGGCAGCAACCGTTCGATCGCGAAGCTGAGATGGGCGTGATCGGTTCCGTTTTGCTGATGCCCGATATCTGCGACGAGATCGCGTCGCTGAAGGCGGATGACTTCTACGACGAAGCCAACCAGATCATCTATCGCCACCTTCGAGACATGTTTGACTCGGGCGAAAAGATTGACATCACGTTGTTGGTGTCGCGGATGCGAACCGCGGGCGACTTTGAAAAAGTCGGTGGCGCCGCGTACCTGGCTCAACTAGGCGGCAGCGTCGCAAACGCGGCACACGCGGCTTTCTATGGCGAGATTGTTCGTGAAAAGGCGATGTTCCGTCGTTTGATCGAATCCGGCACTGAGATCCTGCGAGATGCTTACGAGCAAAACAGCACCGCAAAGGAATTGTGCGCGCAAGCGGAGCAAAAAGTTTTCGCGATCATGGAAGGCCGAACGGGCAACTCGGTTTGGGCGATCAGCGATGTGTTGCACCAAGCGATGGATCGCATGGAAGCTCGGATGCGAGACGACTATGTCGAGGGCGGTGCCGAAACGGGGCTGACGGACTTTGACCAAATGACCGGCGGTTTGCACCACGGCGAGCTGATCATTCTGGCGGCTCGTCCTTCGATGGGTAAAACGGCGCTCGCCATGAACATCGCCGAACACTGTGCGATCGTTCAGCGTGAACCGGTCTTGTTCGTCAGTTTGGAAATGTCGGCGATTGAATTGGCTGACCGGATGCTTTGTAGTTTGGCTCGCGTGAACGGTCACCGTCTGCGAAACGGGACGATCAGTTCCGACGACCGCGACCGCTTGGTTTCCAAAGCCAACGACATCAGCCAAGCTCCGCTGTTCGTGGATGACTCGCCGAGTCGAACGGTCAGCGAAATCGCCGCGGCGGCACGTCGGATCAAGCGAAAAGAAGACGGTCTCGGACTGATCGTGATCGACTATTTGCAGCTCATCGAACCGGACAACTCGCGTGACCCTCGGCAGGAGCAGGTCGCGAAGATCGCTCGTCGTTTGAAAGGGATGGCTCGTGAGTTGGAAGTCCCGTTGTTGTGTTTGTCTCAGTTGAATCGGCAAGCGGAAGACGGCAAGGATCACCGTCCAAAACTTTCGCACCTTCGTGAGTCGGGTGCTATCGAGCAGGATGCCGACGTTGTGATGTTTGTGCACCGCGAGGAGTATTATCACCGCGGTGAAGACAAGGCTCAGTTCGCCGGGCAAGCCGAGATCATCATTGCGAAACAGCGGAACGGGCCGGTTGGCGACGTTGAACTGACCTGGGAAGGCGACTTCACTCGATTCAGCAACCGCGCCGCGGAACATCACAGCGAATTCGATGATTATCGTGAATTCACCAGCCCTGGCGGTTTTTGA
- a CDS encoding DUF4153 domain-containing protein, which translates to MSSNLSTPADPPSNPSSNLSSKDLGIPIRLATREITAALVWTFAADVLIFRLATYLSIAIFLVLTPILFRYAAKNLPHRRSLAICGALSGLVALRLLWQGSPLAIFSATLLVVAMSMAASGVVPFVLEGFLWLGRSFVDGTNRISRYRFTCQAIDQVRNHHRLASVLLPVAAVLAFGGIFVMANPDLVSWVGGHVTSAWNITLDWFSSFSVWEIPFCVLALTIGMGLIRPLSPYLRFGDQSEVDGEIASSESGLYSAYRNTLIAVTTLFAAYLCFEFWTLWRRDFPEGFYYAGYAHQGAAWLTIALGLATVSLSVIFGRSLLADPRMPKVRWWAWIWSAENLLLALAVYNRLLIYIGYNGMTQLRMVGLFGITAVVIGFALVVYKIATTKNFWWLLRSQMLALTIVVIAYSITPVDYVSHRYNVSRVNSGYSAPSVMLAVKPISDEGLLSTFHLIEHPDPIIREGVQARLAIRQAELTAAGKTHWSELQGSTRLLATRLAEHPNLSTQFDSPVDRQSTLQRFKDYAMQWY; encoded by the coding sequence ATGTCCAGCAACCTGAGTACTCCGGCCGACCCACCGTCCAATCCTTCCTCCAACCTGTCATCGAAGGATCTTGGAATTCCAATTCGATTGGCGACACGGGAGATAACCGCCGCTCTCGTTTGGACGTTCGCCGCGGACGTTTTGATCTTTCGGCTCGCAACTTACCTGTCGATCGCGATCTTCTTGGTGCTGACGCCGATCCTTTTTCGATACGCGGCAAAGAACCTTCCGCATCGACGCTCGCTCGCCATTTGCGGAGCGTTGTCCGGGCTGGTCGCCTTGAGACTGCTGTGGCAGGGCTCACCACTGGCAATCTTCTCGGCAACGCTTCTGGTCGTCGCGATGTCGATGGCCGCCAGCGGCGTGGTGCCTTTTGTGCTGGAGGGTTTCTTGTGGCTCGGCCGCAGCTTTGTCGATGGCACCAATCGCATTTCTCGCTACCGTTTCACCTGCCAAGCCATCGACCAGGTTCGCAACCATCATCGACTCGCTTCGGTTTTGCTTCCCGTCGCAGCCGTGTTGGCGTTCGGCGGAATCTTCGTGATGGCCAACCCCGACTTGGTTTCTTGGGTCGGCGGACATGTGACATCCGCGTGGAACATCACGTTGGATTGGTTCAGCAGTTTTTCCGTTTGGGAAATCCCGTTCTGCGTGCTGGCGTTGACGATTGGCATGGGATTGATTCGTCCACTGAGCCCGTACCTGCGATTTGGAGATCAATCGGAAGTCGATGGCGAGATCGCGTCGTCTGAGTCTGGACTCTACTCAGCCTATCGAAACACATTGATTGCCGTCACGACTCTTTTCGCCGCTTACCTCTGCTTTGAATTCTGGACGCTCTGGCGTCGTGATTTTCCGGAAGGCTTCTACTATGCCGGCTACGCCCATCAAGGTGCCGCGTGGCTGACCATTGCATTGGGACTGGCGACGGTTTCCTTGTCCGTCATCTTCGGACGCAGTCTGCTTGCCGATCCTCGGATGCCCAAAGTTCGTTGGTGGGCATGGATCTGGTCCGCAGAAAACTTGCTGCTCGCATTGGCTGTTTACAATCGTTTGCTGATCTACATCGGCTACAACGGAATGACACAGCTTCGCATGGTCGGTTTGTTTGGGATCACCGCCGTCGTGATTGGATTCGCTCTGGTCGTGTACAAGATCGCCACCACCAAAAATTTTTGGTGGCTGCTTCGTTCACAAATGTTGGCACTGACAATTGTTGTCATCGCGTACAGCATCACACCGGTCGACTACGTCTCGCATCGCTACAACGTTTCGCGAGTCAACTCGGGCTATTCCGCTCCATCGGTGATGTTGGCGGTCAAACCGATCAGCGACGAAGGGCTGCTGTCGACGTTCCACCTGATCGAACACCCCGATCCGATCATTCGAGAAGGCGTGCAAGCTCGTCTGGCCATCCGCCAAGCCGAACTCACTGCTGCTGGTAAGACTCACTGGAGTGAACTCCAAGGTTCGACACGATTGCTCGCAACGCGATTGGCGGAACACCCGAACTTATCAACCCAGTTCGATAGCCCGGTCGATCGCCAATCCACCCTGCAACGATTCAAGGATTACGCGATGCAGTGGTACTGA
- a CDS encoding COG1361 family protein — protein MTSFGRSLFFAAAAVCSASLIPSAQAQTSLSTGDGLLKVSSQMPEEVRLGESFNYTVDVVNISDAVTLHQVKLAQKNTEGLTIESVSRQGKQQNEKQSQSGKKQKKQSSKNQMVIQMLKPGESRKFDVQAVADKEGEIRSCLEVVSYKPAICLTSEAVKPQLELTKFAPKEANRCNVIEVEYTLKNGGSGDVGPITITDSLGEGLSTIDGENELKFDIDGLEAGDTRKFLARVYAAKSGEFGSRAEAKANESDLSSRSKKTQTKIVSADLVATLDGPNRLYGNDLAHFTATITNQGNAPAEDVRINLMWPEAANLADMSEPELKSGDQSQQNKSKEQPEGQPTVAKSDNQSDSKKSSNGKNDKQSQQEDSPKMAEEMVTIEKLSPGQSATIDYAIRTGELNEIPTKVKATSVCTVDPAKSEENATTRATATAMARAKVVRLPALQLTVVDDEDPVSNGSEVTYTIKVWNEGDAIDNNVRLTAELPDGLKFVSADGPTELKEEGSSIQFAPIKKLQPGDEVTYTVKAEGDGEGSVRLTTQLASQSLSSKITAEEPTRIFKR, from the coding sequence ATGACTTCATTCGGAAGAAGTCTCTTCTTCGCAGCAGCGGCCGTCTGTTCCGCGTCGCTGATTCCATCCGCCCAAGCGCAAACGTCGCTCTCGACCGGCGATGGACTATTGAAAGTGTCCAGCCAAATGCCCGAGGAGGTTCGCCTCGGCGAGAGTTTTAACTACACCGTTGACGTCGTGAATATCTCTGACGCGGTCACTCTTCATCAGGTGAAGTTGGCCCAGAAGAACACGGAGGGATTGACCATTGAATCGGTCTCTCGGCAAGGCAAACAGCAGAACGAAAAGCAATCTCAGTCCGGTAAGAAACAGAAGAAACAAAGCAGCAAGAATCAAATGGTGATTCAAATGCTGAAGCCGGGCGAATCGCGAAAGTTTGACGTTCAAGCGGTCGCCGATAAAGAAGGCGAGATTCGTAGTTGCTTGGAAGTGGTCAGCTACAAACCTGCAATCTGCCTGACCAGCGAGGCAGTCAAGCCTCAGTTGGAATTGACTAAGTTTGCACCCAAAGAAGCCAATCGATGCAACGTCATCGAAGTGGAATACACACTGAAAAACGGCGGCAGCGGCGATGTTGGCCCAATTACGATCACGGATTCGTTGGGCGAAGGTCTGTCCACGATCGATGGTGAGAACGAGTTGAAGTTTGACATCGATGGGTTGGAAGCTGGCGACACTCGCAAGTTCCTGGCTCGCGTTTACGCTGCGAAGAGTGGCGAGTTCGGAAGCCGTGCTGAAGCAAAAGCCAACGAAAGCGATCTGAGCTCACGCAGCAAGAAGACTCAAACGAAGATCGTTTCGGCGGACTTGGTTGCAACCTTGGACGGACCCAATCGTTTGTACGGGAACGACTTGGCTCACTTTACCGCGACGATCACCAACCAGGGCAACGCTCCCGCGGAAGATGTTCGCATCAACTTGATGTGGCCCGAAGCAGCCAACCTGGCTGATATGAGCGAGCCAGAGTTGAAATCAGGCGATCAGTCGCAGCAGAACAAGTCGAAGGAACAGCCCGAAGGCCAGCCAACCGTTGCAAAATCTGACAACCAGTCGGATTCGAAGAAGTCGAGCAACGGAAAAAACGACAAGCAATCGCAGCAAGAAGATTCGCCCAAGATGGCGGAAGAAATGGTGACGATTGAGAAGCTGAGCCCGGGGCAAAGTGCCACGATCGACTATGCGATTCGCACTGGGGAACTGAATGAAATTCCCACCAAAGTGAAGGCGACCAGTGTCTGCACGGTCGATCCGGCCAAATCGGAAGAGAATGCGACAACGCGAGCAACAGCCACGGCAATGGCACGTGCGAAGGTCGTTCGTCTTCCAGCTTTGCAACTGACAGTCGTCGATGACGAAGATCCTGTCAGCAACGGAAGCGAAGTGACCTACACCATCAAAGTGTGGAACGAGGGCGACGCCATCGACAACAACGTTCGTCTGACCGCTGAACTACCAGATGGGCTGAAGTTTGTGTCGGCTGATGGTCCGACGGAATTGAAAGAAGAAGGAAGTTCGATTCAGTTCGCTCCAATCAAAAAGCTTCAACCCGGCGATGAGGTGACTTACACCGTGAAGGCCGAAGGCGATGGAGAAGGTTCGGTGCGATTGACCACTCAATTGGCCAGCCAATCGCTCTCTTCGAAAATCACGGCGGAAGAACCCACGCGAATTTTCAAACGCTGA
- a CDS encoding DUF1206 domain-containing protein, whose product MSANATSRFSWHGYQEARLPQVPSWVETIGRAGHIAKGVVYFIVGFLAFRVTIGAGGEVGGARNAIREIGEQPYGKFLLGLVAIGLLGYTAWRWVQAIKDTEGAGTEAKGLLKRGGYAFSGIAYLVLGCYAGSLSLGFAGGSSSGESSQASFLLDNAVGQVVLGIAGVITVGVGIYFMVKGYYAKFMSKYQLAEMGNAFRTTALHAGRIGLITRGIAFSIIGYFLAHSAWQGTGNGEIAGMGDALSAIAGQMYGRILLGVVGFGLMAYAVHMVLLGCYRRFNVGQ is encoded by the coding sequence ATGTCCGCCAACGCCACGTCTCGTTTCTCTTGGCACGGTTACCAGGAAGCACGTTTGCCGCAGGTGCCATCCTGGGTCGAAACGATTGGACGCGCGGGGCACATCGCGAAGGGTGTGGTGTATTTCATCGTCGGTTTCTTGGCTTTTCGTGTCACGATCGGCGCGGGTGGTGAAGTCGGCGGGGCTCGCAATGCGATTCGCGAAATCGGCGAGCAACCCTACGGCAAGTTCTTGCTGGGATTGGTCGCGATCGGGTTGCTTGGCTACACCGCTTGGCGTTGGGTGCAAGCGATCAAGGACACGGAAGGTGCCGGTACCGAAGCGAAGGGATTGCTGAAGCGAGGCGGCTATGCGTTCAGTGGCATCGCCTACCTGGTACTCGGTTGTTACGCGGGTTCGCTGTCGCTTGGCTTTGCCGGCGGTTCGTCGAGCGGGGAATCCTCTCAAGCGTCGTTTCTGCTCGACAACGCGGTCGGGCAAGTCGTTCTCGGAATCGCCGGCGTGATCACGGTGGGTGTGGGGATTTACTTCATGGTCAAGGGGTACTACGCCAAGTTCATGTCGAAGTACCAGTTAGCCGAGATGGGTAATGCGTTTCGGACGACGGCACTCCATGCCGGTCGCATTGGCTTGATCACTCGTGGGATCGCCTTTTCTATCATCGGCTACTTTTTGGCTCATTCGGCTTGGCAGGGCACCGGGAACGGTGAGATCGCCGGCATGGGCGACGCCCTCTCGGCCATTGCTGGCCAAATGTACGGTCGAATTCTTCTGGGCGTCGTTGGGTTTGGATTGATGGCGTATGCGGTGCATATGGTGCTGCTCGGATGCTACCGAAGGTTCAACGTCGGACAGTGA
- a CDS encoding DUF2314 domain-containing protein has product MSAQASPVFKSPGNDSEMDEAAAKARKAFRYFWREMAWERRRIIPGLELAAVKATFTDPAEIREQDPDALECEHMWMMDINFDGRKVEGTLINSPSSLKSVSEGDRVRIPGRQVCDWMYVISGEVYGGFTVDLMRARMSNAERKQHDQAWGFDFGEVGIVNVVPPDFIGDEAPKKKGLFARFSHPEVKPQDYAKVAATEHPMSVNMRESFEETLSENPELVHEASDEGYTFLHQLALAGSLDGVDVCLKHGADPEKAAPNGMTPYTLAKSLGWKRVMARLQEAGAGG; this is encoded by the coding sequence ATGTCAGCGCAAGCATCTCCTGTTTTCAAGTCGCCAGGAAACGATTCCGAGATGGACGAAGCGGCCGCCAAGGCCCGCAAGGCGTTTCGCTATTTTTGGCGTGAGATGGCGTGGGAGCGGCGTCGCATCATTCCTGGTTTGGAACTCGCCGCTGTGAAGGCAACCTTCACGGACCCGGCCGAAATTCGCGAACAGGATCCTGATGCTTTGGAATGCGAGCACATGTGGATGATGGACATCAACTTCGATGGACGCAAGGTGGAGGGCACGCTGATCAACTCGCCCTCTTCGTTGAAATCAGTCAGCGAGGGTGACCGTGTTCGGATTCCAGGTCGCCAAGTTTGCGATTGGATGTATGTGATCAGCGGTGAAGTCTACGGGGGATTCACAGTCGATTTGATGCGTGCTCGGATGAGCAACGCGGAACGCAAACAACACGATCAAGCTTGGGGTTTCGACTTCGGCGAAGTTGGGATCGTCAACGTGGTCCCTCCGGACTTCATCGGTGATGAGGCTCCAAAGAAGAAAGGTTTGTTCGCTCGTTTTAGTCATCCCGAGGTCAAGCCGCAGGACTATGCCAAGGTTGCCGCAACGGAACATCCGATGTCGGTCAACATGCGAGAGTCATTTGAAGAGACGTTGTCCGAAAACCCTGAGCTTGTTCACGAAGCAAGCGATGAAGGCTACACGTTCCTTCACCAGTTGGCATTGGCGGGATCGTTGGACGGAGTTGACGTGTGCTTGAAGCATGGTGCAGATCCGGAGAAGGCAGCCCCCAATGGAATGACGCCTTATACGCTCGCAAAGAGTTTGGGATGGAAGCGTGTGATGGCACGATTGCAAGAGGCCGGAGCGGGCGGCTAA
- a CDS encoding carbon-nitrogen hydrolase family protein, with amino-acid sequence MVGAADASTTEKVCRVAMAQIYCIDSDREGNLRRIENAVAEASGKGAEIVCFPETSLYGWVNAKAHELAAPIPGKDTEALSKIAQEHDVYLSVGVSEKEGDQLFDSVVLFDDEGKLILKHRKMNVLTHLMSPPYTRGETVEVVETKFGRVGMLICADTFHDETVERMASKKPDLLLVPYGWAANADDWPGHGPSLRSTIARAAKTIGCPIVGTNLVGSISGGPWQGMIYGGQSYTVTPDGTVLSQGADRDREICLVDVPVGE; translated from the coding sequence TTGGTCGGTGCGGCGGACGCATCGACGACCGAGAAGGTTTGTCGGGTTGCGATGGCCCAGATCTATTGCATCGACAGTGATCGCGAGGGAAATCTGCGGCGGATCGAGAATGCTGTTGCGGAAGCTTCCGGCAAGGGAGCCGAGATTGTTTGCTTTCCGGAGACCTCGTTGTACGGATGGGTGAACGCGAAAGCTCATGAGTTGGCGGCGCCCATTCCTGGCAAGGACACGGAGGCTTTGTCCAAGATTGCTCAGGAGCACGATGTGTATTTGTCGGTCGGAGTGTCGGAAAAGGAAGGCGATCAATTGTTTGATTCGGTGGTCCTGTTCGACGACGAAGGCAAGTTGATTCTCAAGCATCGCAAGATGAATGTGCTGACTCATTTGATGAGTCCACCGTACACTCGCGGCGAGACCGTCGAAGTTGTCGAAACGAAGTTCGGCCGAGTCGGCATGCTGATTTGCGCCGACACCTTTCATGATGAGACGGTGGAGCGTATGGCAAGCAAAAAGCCCGATCTGTTGCTGGTTCCGTATGGTTGGGCCGCCAATGCGGATGACTGGCCGGGGCATGGTCCGTCTCTTCGCAGCACCATCGCCAGAGCGGCCAAAACAATCGGATGCCCGATCGTGGGTACAAATTTGGTCGGGAGTATCAGCGGCGGCCCATGGCAAGGAATGATCTACGGTGGTCAGAGCTACACCGTCACTCCCGATGGCACCGTTCTTTCACAAGGTGCCGATCGCGATCGGGAAATTTGCCTGGTGGATGTGCCGGTTGGGGAGTGA
- a CDS encoding arylsulfatase, translating to MRWIHPRQLASLALPMLASAIAFASIIATPPAASAASPNVIVVMTDDQGYGDFSFNGNPYIQTPALDQLASESVQLTDFHVAPMCTPTRGQLLSGLDAFRNSAINVSSGRTLLRHDLKTMADVFQDAGYLTGIFGKWHLGDNYPFRPEDRGFDETLWFPSSHINSVPDFWDNDYFDDTYIRNGKRVAHSGYCTDVFFDEAIEWAKQADTEDSPFFAFIPLNSAHWPWFVPDQYRDRVRTMIGDASELKQKLDKTPSNLEDLVSFLAMGLNIDDNVGKLTQFLDDSGMADNTIIVFLTDNGSTFGHHYFNAGMRGKKTQLWEGGHRVPCLIRWPNQLSAQRVDDLTHVQDLLPTLANLAGCADQLPGPLDGISLSDRLRGNTESLADRMLVINYSRMPQFKVTYTKGNPAIPRRNGAAVMWKKWRLLENKRLYNVADDLHQDHNIAQQHPEIVAKMRDHLSVWWDGVKDDVMTPERVVIGSEQENPSLLTACEWLDIFVDQQVQIRRGVRKNGVWHLIVDQPGTYEFALRRWPKESGLKLDQPIPMKQVTDGTFPAGVSLPIKSGRLKIGNFDQTSPADSSGQSITFRTQLSAGPIEMQTWMLNGNQESICGAYYVDVRRIGD from the coding sequence ATGCGCTGGATCCACCCCCGCCAACTTGCTTCGCTCGCACTCCCCATGCTGGCCTCCGCGATCGCTTTCGCCTCGATCATTGCGACGCCACCGGCTGCCTCGGCCGCGTCTCCCAACGTGATCGTGGTCATGACCGACGACCAAGGGTACGGTGACTTTTCCTTCAACGGCAATCCTTACATCCAGACCCCGGCACTGGATCAGCTGGCATCGGAAAGTGTCCAACTGACCGACTTTCATGTTGCTCCGATGTGCACGCCGACCCGCGGGCAATTGCTCTCCGGCCTGGACGCCTTTCGCAATTCCGCGATCAACGTCAGCAGTGGCCGAACGCTCTTGCGGCACGACTTGAAAACGATGGCCGACGTTTTCCAAGACGCTGGTTACCTGACCGGGATCTTTGGAAAGTGGCACTTAGGCGACAACTATCCGTTCCGTCCCGAAGACCGAGGCTTCGACGAAACGCTTTGGTTCCCTTCGTCGCACATCAACAGCGTCCCTGACTTCTGGGACAACGACTACTTCGATGACACCTACATCCGCAACGGAAAACGAGTCGCACATTCTGGTTACTGCACCGACGTGTTCTTCGACGAAGCGATTGAGTGGGCAAAGCAAGCCGACACGGAAGACTCACCCTTCTTCGCATTCATCCCATTGAACTCCGCCCATTGGCCTTGGTTTGTTCCTGACCAATACCGCGATCGAGTTCGCACGATGATTGGCGACGCCAGCGAACTGAAACAGAAACTCGACAAGACACCCAGCAACCTGGAAGACCTGGTCAGCTTTCTCGCGATGGGACTGAACATCGACGACAACGTCGGAAAGCTCACTCAGTTCCTCGATGACTCAGGAATGGCGGACAACACGATCATCGTCTTCCTGACTGACAACGGCAGCACGTTTGGCCACCACTACTTCAACGCGGGCATGCGAGGCAAGAAAACGCAATTGTGGGAAGGCGGCCACCGCGTTCCTTGTTTGATCCGCTGGCCCAACCAACTCTCCGCACAAAGAGTGGATGACCTGACGCATGTGCAAGACCTGCTGCCAACGCTCGCGAATTTGGCAGGTTGCGCAGATCAACTACCGGGCCCGCTTGATGGCATCAGCCTTTCCGATCGTCTTCGTGGCAATACAGAATCGCTCGCCGATCGGATGCTGGTAATCAACTACAGCCGCATGCCACAGTTCAAAGTCACCTACACGAAAGGCAACCCAGCCATCCCGCGACGCAACGGAGCCGCGGTGATGTGGAAGAAATGGCGGCTGCTCGAGAACAAGCGTTTGTACAACGTGGCGGACGACCTGCATCAGGACCACAACATCGCCCAACAGCACCCCGAAATTGTCGCGAAAATGCGAGACCATTTGTCGGTCTGGTGGGACGGAGTCAAAGACGACGTGATGACACCCGAACGAGTCGTGATCGGCAGCGAGCAAGAAAATCCCAGCCTGCTGACCGCTTGCGAGTGGCTGGATATTTTCGTGGACCAACAAGTCCAAATCCGACGCGGTGTTCGAAAGAACGGCGTTTGGCACCTGATCGTTGACCAGCCTGGCACCTATGAGTTTGCACTGCGCCGTTGGCCCAAAGAGTCGGGGCTGAAACTCGATCAACCCATTCCTATGAAGCAGGTCACTGACGGAACATTCCCCGCCGGTGTTTCTCTACCGATCAAGAGCGGCCGACTCAAGATTGGCAACTTCGACCAAACCAGCCCGGCCGATTCATCTGGCCAATCGATTACGTTTCGAACGCAGCTCTCAGCAGGCCCGATCGAGATGCAAACCTGGATGCTCAACGGCAACCAAGAATCTATCTGTGGTGCCTACTACGTCGACGTCCGTCGCATCGGCGACTGA